GGGCGGCCTGCTCCTCTCGGTGGCGATCGACGTCGCCCCGGGCGCGGCGATCATCCTCGTGGGGGCGGCGATGTTCGTCGGGGCGCTGGCCCTCGGCCGCGCCCGGCGGAACTGACCGCCCGGTTTATGCTCCCCGGCATGAGCACCGCGCTACCGAACAGACTCGTTCTCGTCCGGCACGGCGAGAGCACGTGGAACCTCGAAAACCGCTTCACGGGCTGGGTGGACGTCGGCCTGTCGTCGAAGGGCGTCGAGGAGGCGCACGCGGCCGGGACGCTCCTCAAGGCCGAGGGCTTCGCGTTCGACCGCTGCTATTCGTCGCTCCTCAAGCGTGCGATCCTCACGCTCCAGATCGTCCTCGAGGAGCTCGACCAGCTGTGGATCCCGGTCGAGCGGTCCTGGCGGCTGAACGAGCGGCACTACGGCGCGCTCCAGGGCCTCAACAAGAAGGAGACGGCGCAGAAGTACGGCGACGAGCAGCTCCACAAGTGGCGCCGGGGCTTCGCGATCACGCCGCCGCCGCTCGACGCGAACGACGCCGGCCACCCGCGCTTCGACCCGCGCTATGCGGGGATGCCGCCCGAGATTCTGCCGGCCACCGAGAGCCTCGCGATCGTCGTGGACCGCTTCCTCCCGTACTGGTACGACGCGATCGTCCCGCGCCTCGCGCGCGGCGAGCAGGTGCTCGTCGCGGCGCACGGGAACAGCCTGCGCGCCCTCGTGAAGCACCTCGACGGCATCTCG
The window above is part of the Acidobacteriota bacterium genome. Proteins encoded here:
- the gpmA gene encoding 2,3-diphosphoglycerate-dependent phosphoglycerate mutase; protein product: MSTALPNRLVLVRHGESTWNLENRFTGWVDVGLSSKGVEEAHAAGTLLKAEGFAFDRCYSSLLKRAILTLQIVLEELDQLWIPVERSWRLNERHYGALQGLNKKETAQKYGDEQLHKWRRGFAITPPPLDANDAGHPRFDPRYAGMPPEILPATESLAIVVDRFLPYWYDAIVPRLARGEQVLVAAHGNSLRALVKHLDGISDEAIPELNIPTGIPLVYTLDASFRKVDSRYLGDPEAAKKAAEAVAKQAKA